The Micromonospora sp. Llam0 genome includes a window with the following:
- the urtA gene encoding urea ABC transporter substrate-binding protein — MPRRFRGGLAALCILSTLVAATACAEDPTSSAGGGGDSDTIKVGILHSLSGTMAISEVTVRDAELLAIEEINAAGGVLGKQIEPVVEDGASDWPTFAEKAQKLISQDKVATVFGGWTSASRKAMLPVFERNKALLWYPVQYEGLESSEYIFYTGATTNQQIVPALDYLAEQGHQTIFLVGSDYVFPRTANKIITAYAEANGMQIVGEEYTPLGHTEYSTVVNKLQQAQPDAVFNTLNGDSNVAFFKQLTSVGVTAETMPTVSVSVAEEEVVGIGPDNVAGHLVAWNYYQTTEGERNTAFVEAFKAKYGAEKVTSDPMEAGYNAVYLWAAAVEAAGSTDVEAVKEAAGGISIEAPEGTVTIDGDNQHVYKTARIGVVQPDGQIQEVWNSGEPIKPDPYLTGYDWAEGLS, encoded by the coding sequence ATGCCACGACGCTTCCGGGGCGGCCTCGCCGCACTCTGTATATTGTCGACATTGGTTGCCGCGACCGCCTGCGCAGAGGACCCCACGTCCTCGGCCGGTGGCGGCGGTGACTCCGACACCATCAAGGTCGGTATCCTGCACTCGCTGAGCGGCACCATGGCGATCAGCGAGGTCACCGTACGCGACGCAGAGTTGCTCGCGATCGAGGAGATCAACGCCGCCGGTGGCGTGCTGGGCAAGCAGATCGAACCCGTCGTCGAGGACGGCGCGTCGGACTGGCCCACCTTCGCCGAGAAGGCGCAGAAGCTCATATCCCAGGACAAGGTCGCCACCGTCTTCGGCGGCTGGACGTCGGCCAGCCGCAAGGCGATGCTGCCGGTCTTCGAACGCAACAAGGCACTGCTGTGGTACCCGGTGCAGTACGAAGGGCTGGAGAGCTCCGAGTACATCTTCTACACCGGGGCCACCACCAACCAGCAGATCGTCCCGGCCCTGGACTACCTCGCCGAGCAGGGCCACCAGACGATCTTCCTGGTCGGCAGCGACTACGTCTTCCCGCGTACCGCCAACAAGATCATCACCGCGTACGCCGAGGCCAACGGCATGCAGATCGTCGGCGAGGAGTACACCCCGCTGGGCCACACCGAATACAGCACCGTGGTCAACAAGCTGCAGCAGGCCCAGCCCGACGCGGTGTTCAACACCCTCAACGGCGACAGCAACGTCGCCTTCTTCAAGCAGCTGACCAGTGTCGGCGTCACCGCCGAGACGATGCCGACCGTGTCGGTCAGCGTCGCCGAGGAGGAAGTCGTCGGCATCGGCCCGGACAACGTCGCCGGCCACCTGGTGGCCTGGAACTACTACCAGACCACCGAAGGCGAGCGGAACACCGCCTTCGTCGAGGCGTTCAAGGCCAAGTACGGGGCGGAGAAGGTCACCTCCGACCCGATGGAGGCCGGCTACAACGCGGTCTACCTGTGGGCGGCGGCGGTCGAGGCGGCCGGCAGCACCGACGTCGAGGCGGTCAAGGAGGCCGCCGGCGGGATCAGCATCGAGGCCCCCGAAGGCACGGTCACCATCGACGGCGACAACCAGCACGTCTACAAGACAGCCAGGATCGGCGTGGTGCAGCCCGACGGCCAGATCCAGGAGGTGTGGAACTCCGGCGAACCGATCAAGCCGGACCCGTACCTGACCGGCTACGACTGGGCCGAAGGCCTGTCGTAA
- the urtB gene encoding urea ABC transporter permease subunit UrtB: protein MAVLNQLVIGASIGAVLLLIALGLTFTFGQMGVINMAHGEFILAGAYTAYMMQGLVGAQAVPAALPVAFLIAGTMGLILERLVIRRFYGRPLDTLLLTFGVSLILQQLARDIFGAPNVQVTAPGWLTGGIDVAGIQLPYNRIFIMALAVGCVVAISLYLSKLSYGRRMRAVMQNRELAAVTGVATQRVDQLTFFIGSGLAGVAGVALTLIGPVGPSLGTYYIVDAFLVVVAGGLGQLRGAVIAAVALGVINSFVEFWTDASLAKVVVFAVIVAFLQFRPQGMFVLRSRALT, encoded by the coding sequence ATGGCGGTACTCAACCAACTGGTCATCGGCGCGAGCATCGGAGCGGTGCTGCTCCTGATCGCGCTGGGACTGACGTTCACCTTCGGACAGATGGGCGTCATCAACATGGCCCACGGGGAGTTCATCCTGGCGGGCGCCTACACCGCGTACATGATGCAGGGGCTGGTCGGGGCGCAGGCCGTCCCGGCCGCCCTGCCGGTCGCGTTCCTCATCGCCGGCACCATGGGCCTGATCCTGGAACGACTGGTGATCCGGCGGTTCTACGGTCGGCCGCTGGACACCCTGCTGCTCACCTTCGGCGTCAGCCTGATCCTGCAGCAGCTGGCCCGGGACATCTTCGGTGCGCCGAACGTGCAGGTCACCGCGCCCGGCTGGCTCACCGGCGGGATCGACGTGGCCGGCATACAGCTGCCGTACAACCGGATCTTCATCATGGCCCTCGCGGTCGGCTGCGTGGTGGCGATCTCCCTCTACCTGAGCAAACTGTCCTACGGCCGGCGGATGCGGGCGGTGATGCAGAACCGGGAGCTGGCGGCGGTGACCGGGGTGGCCACCCAGCGGGTCGACCAGCTCACCTTCTTCATCGGCTCCGGCCTGGCCGGCGTCGCCGGGGTGGCGCTGACCCTGATCGGCCCGGTCGGGCCGTCGCTGGGCACCTACTACATCGTGGACGCGTTCCTCGTCGTCGTCGCCGGGGGGCTCGGACAACTACGCGGGGCGGTGATCGCGGCGGTCGCCCTCGGCGTGATCAACAGCTTCGTCGAATTCTGGACCGATGCGAGCCTGGCCAAGGTGGTGGTCTTCGCGGTGATCGTGGCCTTCCTCCAGTTCCGTCCGCAGGGCATGTTCGTCCTCCGTTCCCGGGCGCTGACATGA
- the urtC gene encoding urea ABC transporter permease subunit UrtC, with product MSAARTTARWPGPVGFVAVGVLLLVVAPLVLSPFRLDLLAKYLCYAIVAVGIYLAWGRGGMLTLGQGVFFGLGGYAMGMHLKLTDAGEGNLPDFMVWSGVETLPAIWGPFRNPAFALVMVVVLPTVVALILGTLVFRQRVRGAYFAVLSQALAAAFVILLVGQQGLTGGTNGLTNVQFFFGLDLYDPTQKRIVYYVAVGVLGLVFLAAWQLTHSRFGKLLVAIRDGEDRVRFLGYDPAVVKTIVYALSAAMAGIAGALFVPVVGILGPADLGVVPSIEMLVAVAIGGRFSLVGAVGGAILFNYGSTVLSEQWPSGWLYLLGGLFIAVMMWAPRGLAGLLADGWAAVRHRWPGRAGPTAPVSPAATTDGAATDAAGRPAETSVGVGGVKP from the coding sequence ATGAGCGCCGCCCGGACGACCGCCCGCTGGCCCGGACCGGTCGGCTTCGTCGCCGTCGGCGTGCTGCTGCTGGTCGTGGCACCGCTGGTGCTCAGCCCGTTCCGGCTCGACCTGCTGGCCAAGTACCTCTGCTACGCGATCGTGGCGGTCGGCATCTACCTGGCCTGGGGGCGCGGCGGCATGCTGACCCTCGGCCAGGGCGTGTTCTTCGGCCTCGGCGGCTACGCGATGGGCATGCACCTCAAACTCACCGACGCCGGTGAGGGCAACCTGCCTGACTTCATGGTGTGGAGCGGCGTGGAGACCCTGCCGGCCATCTGGGGGCCGTTCCGCAATCCGGCGTTCGCCCTGGTCATGGTGGTGGTGCTGCCCACCGTGGTGGCGCTGATCCTGGGCACCCTGGTGTTCCGCCAGCGGGTCCGGGGCGCCTACTTCGCCGTACTGTCCCAGGCCCTGGCCGCCGCGTTCGTGATCCTGCTGGTCGGCCAGCAGGGCCTCACCGGCGGCACCAACGGTCTGACCAACGTGCAGTTCTTCTTCGGCCTCGACCTGTACGACCCGACGCAGAAGCGGATCGTCTACTACGTCGCCGTCGGCGTGCTCGGCCTGGTGTTTCTCGCCGCCTGGCAGCTCACCCACAGCCGGTTCGGCAAACTGCTGGTCGCCATCCGCGACGGCGAGGACCGGGTCCGCTTCCTCGGCTACGACCCGGCCGTGGTGAAGACCATCGTGTACGCGCTGTCGGCGGCCATGGCCGGGATCGCCGGCGCGCTGTTCGTGCCGGTGGTCGGCATCCTCGGCCCGGCCGACCTCGGCGTCGTGCCGTCCATCGAGATGCTGGTCGCGGTCGCCATCGGCGGGCGCTTCTCGCTGGTCGGCGCGGTCGGCGGGGCGATCCTGTTCAACTACGGCAGCACGGTGCTCAGCGAACAGTGGCCGTCCGGCTGGCTCTACCTGCTCGGTGGCCTGTTCATCGCGGTGATGATGTGGGCGCCGCGCGGCCTCGCCGGGCTGCTCGCCGACGGCTGGGCGGCGGTACGGCACCGCTGGCCGGGCCGCGCCGGACCGACCGCACCGGTCTCCCCGGCGGCCACCACGGACGGCGCGGCCACCGACGCCGCCGGGCGGCCGGCCGAGACCAGCGTCGGGGTCGGAGGTGTGAAACCGTGA
- the urtD gene encoding urea ABC transporter ATP-binding protein UrtD encodes MSGKLEVRGLDVVFDGFQAISDLDLTVEPGELRFLIGPNGAGKTTLIDVVTGRTRPASGSVRFNGQELVGRREHRIVRLGIGRTFQTSVVFEQLTVLENLDLAASFRRRMVGLLRRRRGVSDQVSRALDTTGLADLAYRPAGVLSHGQRQWLEIGMLIVQQPSLLLLDEPVAGMSRSERDRTGELLREVAKDHTVMVIEHDMEFLRRFASTVTVLHEGRLLCEGTVAQVQADPRVQQVYLGRSGEDGAEPAVPSAVSTPAAAAGPSAAQEASS; translated from the coding sequence GTGAGCGGCAAACTGGAGGTACGCGGCCTTGACGTCGTCTTCGACGGCTTCCAGGCGATCAGCGACCTCGACCTGACCGTCGAGCCGGGGGAGCTGCGCTTCCTGATCGGTCCCAACGGTGCCGGCAAGACCACCCTGATCGACGTGGTCACCGGCCGGACCCGGCCGGCGTCCGGGTCGGTGCGGTTCAACGGCCAGGAGCTGGTCGGCCGCCGCGAGCACCGGATCGTCCGGCTCGGCATCGGCCGGACCTTCCAGACGTCGGTGGTCTTCGAGCAGCTCACCGTGCTGGAGAACCTCGACCTGGCGGCCAGTTTCCGCCGGCGGATGGTCGGCCTGCTGCGTCGCCGACGTGGGGTCTCCGACCAGGTGTCCCGGGCGCTGGACACCACCGGCCTGGCCGACCTGGCGTACCGGCCGGCCGGGGTGCTCTCCCACGGGCAGCGCCAGTGGCTGGAGATCGGCATGCTGATCGTGCAGCAGCCCAGTCTGCTGCTGCTCGACGAGCCGGTGGCCGGGATGAGCCGCAGCGAACGGGACCGTACCGGTGAGCTGTTGCGCGAGGTCGCCAAGGACCACACGGTGATGGTGATCGAGCACGACATGGAGTTCCTGCGCCGGTTCGCCAGCACCGTCACCGTGCTGCACGAGGGCCGGCTGCTCTGCGAGGGCACCGTCGCCCAGGTGCAGGCCGACCCGCGCGTGCAGCAGGTCTACCTGGGGCGCTCCGGTGAGGACGGCGCCGAACCCGCCGTACCGTCGGCTGTTTCCACACCGGCGGCCGCTGCCGGACCGTCAGCCGCTCAGGAGGCGTCGTCGTGA
- the urtE gene encoding urea ABC transporter ATP-binding subunit UrtE — protein MLTVEGLDVSYGRAQVLFGVDLQAPAGSLVCVMGRNGVGKTTLLKAITGVLPVRSGRVTFEGRDITKLRTHERVRLGLGYVPQGHETFPQLTVAENLQVAVEAARTDKAAVDEALDLFPALRGLLRRRAGFLSGGQQQQLAIARALVTRPKMLLLDEPTEGIQPSIIIEIEEAIERLHTEAGLAILLVEQYLELALRLADRFVILDAGEVVRAGDKEDLRDESVRQLLSV, from the coding sequence ATGTTGACCGTCGAAGGCCTCGACGTCTCCTACGGCCGGGCCCAGGTGCTGTTCGGGGTCGACCTGCAGGCCCCGGCCGGGTCGCTGGTCTGCGTGATGGGCCGCAACGGGGTCGGCAAGACCACGCTGCTGAAGGCGATCACCGGGGTGCTGCCGGTGCGGTCCGGCCGGGTGACCTTCGAAGGCCGCGACATCACCAAGCTGCGTACCCATGAGCGGGTCCGGCTCGGTCTCGGCTACGTCCCGCAGGGCCACGAGACGTTCCCGCAGCTGACCGTCGCCGAGAACCTGCAGGTGGCGGTCGAGGCGGCGCGGACCGACAAGGCTGCGGTCGACGAGGCGCTGGACCTGTTCCCGGCGCTGCGCGGGCTGCTGCGCCGCCGGGCCGGGTTCCTTTCCGGCGGCCAGCAGCAGCAGTTGGCGATCGCCCGCGCCCTGGTCACCCGGCCGAAGATGCTGCTGCTCGACGAGCCGACCGAAGGCATCCAGCCGTCGATCATCATCGAGATCGAGGAGGCGATCGAACGGCTGCACACCGAGGCCGGGCTGGCGATCCTGCTGGTCGAGCAGTATCTCGAACTGGCGCTGCGGCTGGCCGACCGGTTCGTCATCCTCGACGCCGGCGAGGTGGTCCGGGCCGGCGACAAGGAGGACCTGCGCGACGAGTCGGTCCGTCAACTGCTGTCGGTGTGA
- a CDS encoding PaaI family thioesterase, with protein sequence MTQTQQPAPDAAQRSRTFSWTDPATVRLAALNGLDGLGQLQAMASGEIPAPPVMVMLGLEGLEPEHGRVVTVLTPQEFHYNALGTVHGGIISTLLDTAAGCAVHSVLPAGTSYTSIDLNVKFLRPVTLASGTLRCEGTVVQRGRRTAYAEAKLTDAAGRLAAHATSSCLLFELPPTT encoded by the coding sequence ATGACACAGACTCAGCAGCCGGCGCCGGACGCGGCGCAGCGCAGTCGCACCTTCTCGTGGACCGACCCCGCCACGGTGCGGCTGGCGGCGTTGAACGGCCTCGACGGGCTGGGCCAGTTGCAGGCGATGGCCTCCGGTGAGATCCCCGCCCCACCGGTCATGGTGATGCTGGGCCTCGAAGGGTTGGAGCCCGAACACGGCCGGGTGGTCACCGTGCTGACCCCGCAGGAGTTCCACTACAACGCCCTGGGCACGGTGCACGGCGGCATCATCTCGACCCTGCTGGACACCGCGGCCGGCTGCGCGGTGCACTCGGTGCTGCCGGCCGGGACGAGCTACACCTCGATCGACCTGAACGTGAAGTTCCTGCGCCCGGTGACGCTCGCCTCGGGCACGCTGCGCTGCGAGGGCACCGTGGTGCAGCGCGGGCGGCGCACCGCGTACGCCGAGGCGAAACTGACCGACGCCGCCGGCCGGCTGGCCGCCCACGCCACCTCGTCCTGTCTGCTGTTCGAGCTCCCGCCGACGACCTGA
- a CDS encoding helix-turn-helix domain-containing protein: protein MRPTALDWSIDNCTIARTMEIIGERWTVVVLREVFNGVRRFDQMRERTGVPRQVLTNRLTMLVDQGLLRRHPYQEPGERQRYEYRLTGKGLDLWPVLVALLQWGDRYCADLDGPPLAVAHRDCGAEVGVTMRCAAGHDVADPRDVLPRPGPGARRREPTG, encoded by the coding sequence GTGAGACCTACCGCACTCGACTGGTCCATCGACAACTGCACCATCGCCCGCACCATGGAGATCATCGGCGAGCGGTGGACCGTCGTCGTGCTCCGCGAGGTCTTCAACGGCGTACGGCGCTTCGACCAGATGCGCGAACGCACCGGCGTCCCCCGGCAGGTGCTGACCAACCGGCTCACCATGCTGGTCGACCAGGGTCTGCTGCGCCGCCACCCGTACCAGGAGCCGGGGGAGCGGCAACGCTACGAGTACCGGCTCACCGGCAAAGGGCTCGACCTGTGGCCGGTGCTGGTCGCGCTGCTGCAGTGGGGCGACCGGTACTGCGCCGACCTGGACGGCCCGCCGCTGGCCGTGGCCCACCGTGACTGCGGCGCCGAGGTCGGCGTCACGATGCGCTGCGCCGCCGGCCACGACGTCGCCGACCCCCGCGACGTACTGCCCCGCCCCGGCCCCGGCGCCCGCCGCCGCGAACCGACCGGCTGA
- a CDS encoding VOC family protein, with protein MHISLTAIVVDDYDPAIDFFTTVLGFELVEDSPSTTNDGRPKRWVVVRPPGAETGILLARADGDAQRAAIGNQTAGRVGFFLRVDDFEAAYQRMVDHDVRFVTAPRTEPYGRVVVFVDIAGNRWDLIGPA; from the coding sequence GTGCACATCTCGCTCACCGCCATCGTCGTCGACGACTACGACCCGGCCATCGACTTCTTCACCACCGTCCTCGGCTTCGAGTTGGTCGAGGACTCCCCGTCGACGACCAACGACGGTCGCCCCAAGCGGTGGGTGGTGGTGCGGCCGCCCGGTGCCGAGACCGGCATCCTGCTGGCCCGCGCCGACGGCGACGCCCAGCGGGCGGCGATCGGCAACCAGACGGCCGGTCGGGTCGGCTTCTTCCTCCGGGTGGACGACTTCGAGGCCGCGTACCAGCGGATGGTCGACCACGACGTGCGGTTCGTGACCGCGCCGCGCACCGAACCGTACGGCCGGGTCGTGGTCTTCGTCGACATCGCTGGCAACCGCTGGGACCTGATCGGCCCCGCCTGA
- a CDS encoding ABC transporter ATP-binding protein yields MKEAETAGTGTAPPADAPLVRLDGVGKDFRTAAGGSLRALDGVDLAVRRGEFVCLVGASGSGKSTLLSLIAGLAPPSRGSVLLDGAPVTGPGPDRGLVLQSGAVYPWRTVERNVAFGLELLPISRAERARRVAWYLAETGLTGLRHALPKQLSGGQRQRVAIARALACEPRVLLLDEPFGALDVQTKEDMQMFVRRVWADTGTTVVMVTHDVEEAVFLGQRVVVLASDPGRVAADLPVELPPDRDGGPRDLAVKRLPKFLALRAEVEDRVRTYHQRHAAAGTGA; encoded by the coding sequence ATGAAAGAAGCCGAAACCGCAGGCACAGGCACAGCCCCGCCCGCCGATGCGCCACTGGTGCGTCTCGACGGCGTCGGCAAGGACTTCCGGACCGCCGCAGGCGGGTCGCTGCGCGCACTCGACGGGGTGGATCTGGCGGTACGCCGGGGCGAGTTCGTCTGCCTGGTCGGCGCCTCCGGGTCGGGCAAGTCGACCCTGCTGTCGCTGATCGCCGGGCTGGCGCCACCGAGCCGGGGCAGCGTGCTGCTCGACGGCGCGCCGGTCACCGGGCCGGGTCCGGACCGGGGGCTGGTGCTGCAGAGCGGTGCGGTGTATCCATGGCGGACGGTGGAACGCAACGTCGCGTTCGGGCTGGAGCTGCTGCCGATCAGTCGGGCCGAACGGGCCCGGCGGGTCGCCTGGTACCTGGCCGAGACCGGGCTGACCGGGCTACGGCACGCGCTGCCAAAGCAGCTCTCCGGCGGGCAACGCCAACGGGTGGCGATCGCCCGGGCGCTGGCCTGTGAACCGCGGGTGCTGCTGCTCGACGAGCCGTTCGGTGCCCTCGACGTGCAGACCAAGGAGGACATGCAGATGTTCGTCCGCCGCGTGTGGGCCGACACCGGCACCACCGTGGTGATGGTGACCCACGACGTCGAGGAGGCGGTCTTCCTCGGTCAACGGGTGGTGGTGCTGGCCAGCGACCCGGGCCGGGTCGCCGCCGACCTGCCGGTGGAGCTGCCGCCGGACCGGGACGGCGGGCCACGGGACCTGGCCGTCAAACGGCTGCCGAAGTTCCTGGCGCTGCGCGCCGAGGTGGAGGACCGGGTCCGCACCTACCACCAGCGGCACGCCGCCGCCGGAACCGGGGCCTAG
- a CDS encoding ABC transporter permease — MTVTREPAAATDGAGRASWGPLPRRRPARRVPALLAIRTPIPAAGRWTLTVASIVVPLAAWQIGSMLVDGQPDFLPSPLQSVAAGVEMARTGQLWTDTAATVGRVLRGFGLAVAVSVPLGLLMGSFQAGRAALEPMIGLLRYLPASAFIPLLIIWLGLGEPSKVALIFIATVFFNTLMTANVVRTVPAGLIDVSYTLGARRFEVLRKVIVPHSLPGMIDAIRVNAAAAWNFVVVAELINAQSGLGYRIVRSQRFNQLDNIFAVLIVIALIGVAIDLALRTTRDRVGRWAG; from the coding sequence GTGACCGTCACCCGGGAGCCGGCTGCGGCCACCGACGGTGCGGGCCGGGCGTCGTGGGGGCCGCTGCCCCGGCGGCGCCCGGCCCGCCGGGTCCCGGCGCTGCTGGCCATCCGGACGCCGATCCCGGCGGCCGGTCGCTGGACGTTGACGGTCGCCTCGATCGTGGTGCCGCTGGCCGCCTGGCAGATCGGCAGCATGCTGGTCGACGGGCAGCCGGACTTCCTGCCGTCGCCGCTGCAGTCGGTGGCGGCAGGGGTGGAGATGGCCCGGACGGGTCAGTTGTGGACCGACACCGCCGCGACCGTCGGCCGGGTGCTGCGCGGCTTCGGCCTGGCGGTGGCGGTGTCGGTGCCGCTCGGCCTGCTGATGGGCAGCTTCCAGGCCGGTCGGGCGGCGCTGGAGCCGATGATCGGCCTGCTGCGGTACCTGCCGGCCAGCGCGTTCATCCCGTTGCTGATCATCTGGCTGGGGCTGGGCGAGCCGTCCAAGGTGGCGTTGATCTTCATCGCGACGGTCTTCTTCAACACCCTGATGACCGCCAACGTGGTCCGCACCGTGCCGGCCGGGCTGATCGACGTCTCGTACACCCTGGGTGCCCGGCGCTTCGAGGTGCTGCGCAAGGTGATCGTGCCGCACTCGCTGCCCGGCATGATCGACGCGATCCGGGTCAACGCGGCGGCGGCATGGAACTTCGTCGTGGTCGCCGAGCTGATCAACGCCCAGTCCGGGTTGGGCTACCGGATCGTCCGGTCGCAGCGGTTCAACCAGCTCGACAACATCTTCGCCGTACTGATCGTGATCGCCCTGATCGGGGTGGCGATCGACCTGGCGTTGCGGACCACCCGCGACCGGGTCGGGAGGTGGGCCGGATGA
- a CDS encoding aliphatic sulfonate ABC transporter substrate-binding protein, with translation MRRTAGSSRRSPTRALSAAVCAATLLVTAAGCGDDGSAADGDGSTTVRLGFSAWPGWFPWQVAQEQGLFEANGVDVELTYFDSYTDSLTALATGNLDANSQTLNDTLSSVSGGATQTVVLVNDNSTGNDQIIAAPGIDSVADLAGKRVAIEEGTVDHYLLLLALAEAGLSADDVEISPLLTDAAAAAFLAGQVDAVGAFAPFTTTALGREGSRAIATSAEHPGAIPDHLVFDSAFVAAHPEQVQAVVDTWFDTLGWIADNPDEAVEIMAAQAGVSVEDYRTYDAGTTIFDLADNQAAFAPGDTPANLDFQARSIAEFLVATGLVDEAPPLDGLLDGQFVAAVSP, from the coding sequence ATGCGACGTACCGCCGGATCTTCCCGCCGCTCCCCCACCCGGGCGCTGAGCGCCGCCGTCTGCGCGGCCACGCTGCTGGTCACCGCCGCCGGCTGCGGCGACGACGGTTCCGCCGCCGACGGCGACGGCTCGACCACCGTACGGTTGGGCTTCAGCGCCTGGCCGGGCTGGTTTCCCTGGCAGGTCGCGCAGGAGCAGGGCCTGTTCGAAGCCAACGGCGTCGACGTCGAGCTGACCTACTTCGACAGCTACACCGACAGTTTGACCGCGCTGGCCACCGGCAACCTGGACGCCAACAGCCAGACCCTCAACGACACCCTGTCGTCGGTCAGCGGCGGCGCGACGCAGACCGTGGTGCTGGTCAACGACAACTCGACCGGCAACGACCAGATCATCGCCGCGCCGGGGATCGATTCGGTGGCCGACCTGGCCGGTAAGCGGGTGGCGATCGAGGAGGGCACGGTCGACCACTACCTGCTGCTGTTGGCGCTGGCCGAGGCCGGGTTGAGCGCCGACGACGTCGAGATCAGCCCGCTGCTGACCGACGCGGCCGCCGCCGCGTTCCTGGCCGGGCAGGTCGACGCGGTCGGCGCGTTCGCCCCGTTCACCACGACCGCGCTGGGCCGCGAGGGCAGCAGGGCGATCGCCACCTCGGCGGAGCACCCCGGCGCGATCCCGGACCACCTGGTGTTCGACTCGGCGTTCGTGGCCGCGCATCCGGAGCAGGTCCAGGCGGTGGTGGACACCTGGTTCGACACCCTGGGCTGGATCGCCGACAACCCGGACGAGGCGGTGGAGATCATGGCGGCGCAGGCCGGGGTCAGCGTCGAGGACTACCGCACGTACGACGCCGGGACGACGATCTTCGACCTGGCCGACAACCAGGCGGCGTTCGCACCGGGCGACACCCCGGCCAACCTGGACTTCCAGGCCCGATCGATCGCCGAGTTCCTGGTGGCTACTGGTCTGGTCGACGAGGCACCGCCGCTGGACGGGCTGCTCGACGGGCAGTTCGTGGCGGCGGTCTCGCCGTGA
- a CDS encoding agmatinase family protein: MPVGFHHHHHHNHQHRDQQPSDQPELHGNYGPEAAYAVAREAELPTTKWEEEIARGLEYGLPGADSIVDKRIPTFSRGELPHFAGINTFLKAPYVEDVRRCGEYDVAVLGAPFDGGTTYRSGTRFGPQGIRKISALYGPYSFELGVDLRESITIADLGDVFTIPANIEKTFDQISKAVSHVYASGAFPVVLGGDHSIGYPTVRGVAEHLDGNLGIIHFDRHVDTQETDLDERMHTTPWFHATDIPNVPPKNLVQIGIGGWQAPRPGVKAGRERGTTIMTVTDCVEMGIEAAAAKALEVAWDGAEAVWLSFDVDCLDAAFVPGTGWPEPGGFLPREVLKFIQLIAEKPLAGIEVVECSPPYDNAEITSLIATRVICDTLGCLVRAGHLPRH; encoded by the coding sequence GTGCCCGTGGGCTTCCACCACCATCATCACCACAATCACCAGCACCGTGACCAGCAGCCCAGCGACCAGCCCGAGCTGCACGGCAACTACGGCCCGGAGGCGGCGTACGCGGTCGCCCGCGAGGCCGAGCTGCCCACCACCAAGTGGGAAGAGGAGATCGCCCGGGGCCTGGAGTACGGCCTGCCCGGCGCCGACTCGATCGTCGACAAGCGGATCCCGACGTTCTCCCGTGGCGAGCTGCCGCACTTCGCCGGGATCAACACCTTCCTGAAGGCACCGTACGTCGAGGACGTGCGCCGCTGCGGCGAATACGACGTGGCGGTGCTCGGCGCGCCGTTCGACGGCGGTACGACCTACCGCTCGGGGACCCGGTTCGGGCCGCAGGGCATCCGCAAGATCTCCGCGCTGTACGGGCCGTACTCGTTCGAACTCGGCGTCGACCTGCGTGAGTCGATCACGATCGCCGACCTCGGGGACGTCTTCACCATCCCGGCGAACATCGAGAAGACCTTCGACCAGATCTCCAAGGCGGTCAGCCACGTCTACGCTTCCGGGGCGTTCCCGGTGGTGCTCGGCGGCGACCACTCGATCGGCTACCCGACGGTGCGCGGCGTCGCCGAACACCTCGACGGCAACCTGGGCATCATCCACTTCGACCGGCACGTCGACACCCAGGAGACCGACCTCGACGAGCGGATGCACACCACCCCGTGGTTCCACGCCACCGACATCCCGAACGTGCCGCCGAAGAACCTGGTGCAGATCGGCATCGGCGGCTGGCAGGCCCCCCGCCCCGGGGTCAAGGCCGGCCGGGAACGCGGCACCACGATCATGACGGTCACCGACTGCGTCGAGATGGGCATCGAGGCCGCCGCCGCCAAGGCCCTCGAAGTCGCCTGGGACGGTGCCGAGGCGGTCTGGTTGTCGTTCGACGTGGACTGTCTGGACGCCGCGTTCGTGCCCGGCACCGGCTGGCCCGAACCGGGTGGCTTCCTGCCCCGCGAAGTCCTCAAGTTCATCCAGCTGATCGCCGAGAAGCCCCTGGCGGGCATCGAGGTGGTGGAGTGCTCGCCGCCGTACGACAACGCCGAGATCACCTCGCTGATCGCCACCCGGGTCATCTGCGACACCCTCGGCTGTCTGGTCCGCGCCGGGCATCTGCCCCGCCACTGA